The following are from one region of the Thiocapsa rosea genome:
- a CDS encoding alpha-isopropylmalate synthase regulatory domain-containing protein, whose amino-acid sequence MTEPGRYVFVMDTTLRDGEQTQGVSFSPDEKVNIAKVLLEQVRVDRIEVASARVSSGEADAVGQIIAWAEERDLASRVEVLGFVDGGRSVDWIRAAGGHVINLLAKGSEKHCRGQLGKTLDQHADDVKATIAIARDRGLAVNLYLEDWSNGYRDNPAYVFGLVERLADCGIGHFMLPDTLGVMTPERVFDAFTDMLGHFPDIKLDFHPHNDYGLATANVLAAARAGAAAVHCTVNCLGERAGNASLAEVAVNLRDQLGLQIGIDETHLARISELVEYFSGKRIADNAPIIGADVFTQTAGIHADGDRKGSLYHTRLSPERFARRRKYALGKLAGKASLAKNLERLDITLSEENQAKVLKRIVELGDSKKTITIEDLPFIIAEVLESKDYNHAELLACSVSSTLDLESTASIKLRIAEEILTAAGSGNGGFDAFNNALAKIVKKRGLTLPTLLDYEVRIPKGGRTDALTECSITWGTDQGELRTRGVHANQVFAAIGATVRMLNIVMHRALHEKRAAVTTSTAA is encoded by the coding sequence ATGACCGAACCCGGCCGTTATGTCTTTGTGATGGACACCACCCTGCGCGATGGCGAGCAGACCCAGGGAGTGTCCTTTTCGCCCGATGAAAAGGTCAATATCGCCAAGGTGTTGCTCGAGCAAGTTCGGGTGGATCGCATTGAGGTCGCCTCGGCACGCGTCTCCTCCGGCGAGGCCGATGCCGTCGGTCAGATCATCGCCTGGGCAGAGGAGCGCGATCTGGCGTCCCGCGTGGAGGTGTTGGGCTTCGTCGACGGCGGGCGCAGCGTCGACTGGATCCGCGCTGCCGGCGGACACGTCATCAACCTGCTCGCCAAGGGCAGCGAGAAGCACTGTCGCGGCCAGCTGGGCAAGACGCTCGATCAGCACGCCGACGACGTCAAAGCCACGATCGCGATTGCGCGCGACCGCGGTTTGGCCGTCAATCTCTATCTGGAAGACTGGTCGAACGGTTATCGGGACAACCCGGCTTACGTCTTCGGGTTGGTCGAGCGTCTCGCCGATTGTGGGATCGGGCACTTCATGCTCCCGGATACGCTCGGGGTCATGACGCCCGAGCGGGTCTTCGACGCCTTCACCGATATGCTCGGCCACTTTCCCGACATCAAGCTCGATTTTCATCCGCACAACGACTACGGACTCGCGACGGCCAACGTGCTTGCTGCGGCTCGGGCTGGCGCGGCGGCCGTGCACTGCACCGTCAACTGTCTCGGCGAGCGCGCCGGCAATGCCTCGTTGGCCGAGGTTGCCGTCAACCTGCGCGATCAGCTTGGGTTGCAGATCGGGATCGACGAGACCCATCTTGCGCGGATCAGCGAGCTGGTCGAATACTTCTCGGGGAAGCGGATCGCCGACAATGCCCCCATCATCGGCGCCGATGTCTTCACGCAGACCGCCGGCATCCACGCCGACGGGGATCGTAAAGGCAGCCTTTACCACACCCGCCTCTCGCCCGAGCGTTTCGCACGACGGCGCAAATACGCGCTGGGCAAGCTCGCCGGCAAGGCATCGCTCGCGAAGAATCTGGAGCGTCTGGACATCACGCTCTCCGAGGAAAACCAGGCCAAGGTTCTCAAGCGGATCGTCGAGCTCGGCGACTCCAAGAAAACCATCACGATCGAAGACCTGCCCTTCATCATCGCCGAGGTTCTGGAAAGCAAGGACTACAACCATGCCGAGCTGCTCGCCTGCTCGGTCTCGTCGACCCTGGATCTGGAGTCGACGGCAAGCATCAAGCTCCGCATCGCCGAGGAGATCCTCACCGCGGCCGGCAGCGGCAACGGCGGTTTCGACGCCTTCAACAACGCGCTGGCCAAGATCGTGAAGAAGCGTGGACTCACCCTTCCGACCCTGCTCGACTACGAGGTCCGCATCCCCAAGGGCGGGCGGACCGATGCGCTCACCGAGTGCAGCATCACCTGGGGCACCGACCAAGGCGAGCTGCGCACCCGCGGCGTGCATGCCAATCAGGTCTTCGCGGCGATCGGGGCGACAGTGCGGATGCTCAACATCGTGATGCATCGAGCCCTGCACGAGAAGCGGGCCGCCGTGACGACATCCACGGCGGCATAA
- the thrC gene encoding threonine synthase gives MQYSSTRGGIAPVGFAEAVLMGLATDGGLLVPTDLPCVDAATLRAWSGLGFQDLALEVMTPFVGDEIPREDLRALIERSYATFAHPAVTPLVEVGDLRILELFHGPTAAFKDVALQFLGNLFEYLLARDGGELNICGATSGDTGSAAIYGVRGKARISIFMLHPKGRISPIQERQMTSVLDANVHNIAVKGSFDDAQRIVKELFNDLPFKSEFSLGAVNSINWARILAQMVYYVFAWARCSAGDPQRRVSFAVPTGNFGDVFAGYLAKRMGVPIDRLIVATNRNDILTRFVDTGVYSVGDVYQTLSPAMDIQIASNFERYLYFLHDGDAGKVRSLLETLQSTGRLEVDAAHHARARADFDAVAVSDAETLEQIRQTYAAADYILCPHTAVGVKAGGALEDLVCLATAHPAKFNEAIQLAIGRDAPLPPALQGLMDLPTRCLELDAGAEPLKAHIRETLKDGG, from the coding sequence ATGCAGTACTCAAGCACGCGCGGCGGGATTGCCCCGGTCGGCTTTGCCGAGGCCGTCTTGATGGGGCTGGCGACCGACGGTGGACTTTTGGTCCCGACGGATCTACCGTGCGTGGATGCGGCGACCCTGCGGGCCTGGTCCGGTCTAGGTTTTCAAGACCTGGCCCTCGAGGTCATGACGCCATTCGTCGGGGACGAGATCCCGCGCGAAGATCTGCGAGCGCTGATCGAGCGCTCCTACGCCACCTTCGCGCACCCGGCGGTAACGCCCCTCGTCGAGGTCGGCGATCTGCGGATCCTCGAGCTGTTCCACGGCCCGACCGCGGCCTTCAAGGACGTTGCACTTCAATTCCTCGGGAATCTCTTCGAGTACCTCCTGGCCCGCGACGGCGGCGAGCTCAACATTTGCGGCGCCACCTCGGGCGATACCGGCTCAGCGGCCATTTACGGGGTCCGAGGCAAGGCGCGAATCAGCATCTTCATGCTCCATCCGAAGGGTCGGATTTCACCGATCCAGGAGCGTCAGATGACGAGCGTGCTGGATGCCAATGTGCACAATATTGCCGTGAAAGGTAGCTTCGACGACGCCCAACGCATCGTCAAAGAGCTTTTCAACGACTTGCCGTTCAAGTCCGAATTCAGCCTGGGTGCGGTCAACTCGATCAACTGGGCGCGAATCCTGGCCCAGATGGTCTACTACGTCTTCGCCTGGGCGCGCTGCAGTGCAGGCGACCCGCAGCGGCGCGTGAGCTTCGCGGTGCCCACCGGCAACTTCGGCGATGTCTTCGCGGGCTATCTCGCCAAGCGGATGGGCGTGCCGATCGATCGGCTCATCGTCGCGACGAATCGCAACGATATCTTGACGCGGTTCGTCGACACAGGTGTCTACTCCGTCGGTGATGTCTATCAGACGCTTAGCCCCGCCATGGACATTCAGATCGCCTCGAATTTCGAGCGCTACCTGTATTTCCTGCACGACGGGGATGCCGGGAAGGTGCGATCGTTGCTCGAGACGCTGCAGTCGACCGGTCGGCTCGAGGTCGACGCGGCACATCATGCCCGCGCTCGGGCCGATTTCGACGCGGTCGCGGTGAGCGATGCCGAGACGCTCGAGCAGATTCGCCAGACCTATGCCGCGGCCGACTACATCCTTTGTCCGCACACCGCGGTCGGGGTCAAGGCGGGCGGCGCCCTCGAGGATCTGGTCTGCCTCGCGACGGCCCATCCGGCGAAGTTCAACGAGGCGATCCAGCTCGCCATCGGCCGCGATGCCCCTTTGCCGCCCGCCCTGCAGGGATTGATGGATCTGCCGACCCGCTGTCTCGAGCTCGATGCCGGCGCCGAGCCGCTCAAGGCGCATATCCGCGAAACCTTGAAGGATGGTGGGTAA
- a CDS encoding DUF4212 domain-containing protein, translating to MQPEHVHAQPSKAAQYWSENLRLLAILLTIWFVVSFGFGILLVEPLNAIMLGGYPLGFWFAQQGSIYIFVVLIFVYATAMNRLDKKYDFGEE from the coding sequence ATCCAGCCCGAGCACGTTCACGCGCAACCGAGCAAGGCCGCGCAGTACTGGAGCGAGAATCTGCGTCTCCTCGCAATCCTGTTGACGATCTGGTTCGTGGTGTCCTTCGGCTTCGGCATCCTGCTCGTGGAGCCGTTGAATGCCATCATGCTCGGCGGCTATCCGCTCGGTTTCTGGTTTGCACAACAGGGATCCATCTACATCTTTGTCGTCTTGATCTTCGTCTATGCGACAGCGATGAACCGTCTGGACAAAAAATACGACTTCGGCGAGGAATAG
- a CDS encoding sodium:solute symporter family protein: MSALELWTYSIVGVTFALYIGIAVWARAKTTGDFYVAGGGVHPVANGMATAADWMSAASFISMAGMIAFGGYGGSVFLMGWTGGYVLLALLLAPYLRKFGKFTVPEFIGDRYYSQTARVVAVICLILASVTYVIGQMTGIGVAFSRFLGVTYEMGILAGMGIVAIYAITGGMKGITYTQIAQYVVLIFAYTVPAIFISLNLTGNPLPQLGLGGEYARDGVASGMSLLAKLDEVVTDLGFKEYTTQVMGSSLNMFVYTLSLMIGTAGLPHVIIRFFTVPKVRDARFSAGWALVFIAILYTTAPAVGAMARLNLMDTIQIGPVGSETGNLVYDDRPDWFKRWETTGLLKWEDKNDDGRIQYYNDQNPEFAAKAEEFGWKGNEMVTVNNDIMVLANPEIANLPAWVIALVVAGGLAAALSTAAGLLLAISSSISHDLLKGVFMPKISEKRELMAGRLSMIGAIILAGYLGMNPPGFAAGTVAIAFGLAASSIFPALMLGIFAKRMNSLGAVAGMIGGVTITLLYVFQHKGILFIPGTSFLMPDLGMGANWFFGITPEAFGAIGAAFNFLIAAVVFKFAAPPPEHIQHLVEDVRIPRGSGVATGH, encoded by the coding sequence ATGTCAGCACTTGAACTTTGGACTTACAGCATTGTCGGCGTGACCTTCGCGCTCTACATCGGGATCGCCGTTTGGGCCCGCGCAAAGACCACAGGAGACTTCTACGTCGCGGGCGGCGGCGTTCACCCGGTCGCCAACGGCATGGCGACGGCCGCAGACTGGATGTCGGCTGCGTCCTTCATTTCCATGGCCGGCATGATCGCCTTCGGCGGCTACGGCGGATCGGTCTTTCTCATGGGGTGGACAGGCGGCTACGTACTGCTCGCACTTCTCCTGGCCCCGTATCTGCGCAAGTTCGGCAAGTTCACGGTCCCGGAGTTCATCGGTGACCGCTATTACTCGCAAACCGCGCGCGTCGTGGCCGTCATCTGCTTGATCCTGGCGTCGGTCACCTATGTTATCGGGCAGATGACGGGTATCGGTGTGGCCTTCTCCCGGTTCCTCGGCGTGACCTACGAGATGGGCATCCTGGCAGGCATGGGCATCGTCGCCATCTACGCCATCACCGGCGGCATGAAGGGCATCACCTATACCCAGATCGCGCAATACGTCGTACTGATCTTCGCCTACACGGTACCGGCGATCTTCATCTCCCTGAACCTGACCGGCAACCCGCTTCCCCAGCTTGGTCTGGGCGGCGAATATGCGCGCGACGGTGTGGCCAGCGGCATGTCCTTGCTTGCGAAGCTCGATGAAGTGGTGACCGACCTCGGCTTCAAAGAATACACCACGCAGGTGATGGGCAGCTCGTTGAACATGTTTGTCTATACCCTGTCGCTCATGATCGGTACGGCCGGCCTTCCGCACGTCATCATCCGCTTCTTCACGGTCCCGAAGGTGCGTGACGCACGCTTCTCGGCCGGCTGGGCACTGGTCTTCATCGCAATCCTCTACACCACGGCACCGGCCGTCGGTGCCATGGCCCGCCTGAACCTGATGGATACCATCCAAATCGGTCCGGTCGGCAGCGAGACGGGGAACCTGGTCTACGACGATCGTCCGGACTGGTTCAAGCGTTGGGAGACCACCGGTCTGCTCAAGTGGGAAGACAAGAACGACGACGGCCGCATCCAGTACTACAACGATCAGAATCCGGAGTTCGCCGCGAAGGCCGAGGAGTTCGGCTGGAAGGGCAACGAGATGGTCACGGTCAACAACGACATCATGGTGTTGGCCAACCCCGAGATCGCGAATTTGCCCGCTTGGGTCATCGCCTTGGTCGTTGCCGGCGGTCTCGCGGCGGCACTCTCGACGGCAGCCGGCTTGCTGCTTGCGATCTCCTCCTCGATCTCTCACGACCTTCTGAAGGGCGTCTTCATGCCGAAGATCTCGGAGAAGCGCGAACTCATGGCGGGGCGTCTGTCGATGATCGGCGCGATCATCCTGGCCGGATATCTGGGCATGAATCCACCGGGATTCGCGGCCGGAACCGTCGCCATCGCCTTCGGTCTCGCGGCCTCGTCGATCTTCCCCGCGCTGATGTTGGGTATTTTCGCCAAACGGATGAACTCGCTGGGCGCCGTCGCCGGCATGATCGGCGGCGTGACCATCACCTTGCTGTATGTGTTCCAGCACAAGGGCATCCTGTTTATACCGGGCACGAGTTTCCTGATGCCCGATTTGGGCATGGGTGCGAACTGGTTCTTCGGAATCACGCCCGAGGCGTTCGGTGCGATCGGCGCGGCGTTCAATTTCCTCATCGCTGCAGTGGTCTTCAAGTTTGCGGCACCGCCTCCGGAGCACATCCAGCACCTCGTCGAGGACGTGCGTATTCCGCGTGGCTCGGGAGTGGCCACCGGCCACTAA
- a CDS encoding putative nucleotidyltransferase substrate binding domain-containing protein, with translation MNIELIEIRDFLASHPPFAQLPQETLERLPQRLSVRYFRRGTPFPPENADPPCVYLLRRGAVELRDANGELVGKLAEGDLCDMICRPTPEGGRFFGNTSEDTLVYALPCAELADLRERHAAFAEHFDQSISSRLRKALDIIVDAPAAGTGLMTVQIGNMINRTPIVANPETSIREAAQVMSEHRVSSLLIMEGDRLAGMITDRDLRSRCVAVGLSTDRPVREIMTEKLQTAQIDTLGFQALITMTRLNVHHLPVLDGARVAGLISTTDLTRFQSANAVYLVGDIHRATSIETLVQISSKIPELQVHLINGGATANHVGQAISAITDAITQRLIVLAEADLGSPPVPYAWIVGGSQARREQSSHSDQDNALLIADHAKPDDDAYFAALAKIVNDGLDACGFVYCPGDVMASNPKWRQPLRIWHKYFVNWILKPEPMSLMLANVFFDLRAVHDPDNLFADLQERVLERCKANRIFVAYMVANALKYRPPLGFFRNIVLIQGGDHDHTFDIKHKGIVPVVDLARIYALSGGLPETNTIERLSAAAEHGTLSKDGAANLTDAIELIGTLRMRHQANQLGHGKKADNFLSPDELSPLERGHLKDAFLLINTMQESLGQRYQAGRFA, from the coding sequence ATGAACATCGAGCTGATCGAGATCCGAGACTTCCTGGCCAGTCACCCGCCGTTCGCTCAACTGCCGCAAGAGACGCTCGAACGCCTTCCACAGCGCCTGTCGGTGCGCTACTTTCGCCGCGGCACACCCTTCCCGCCGGAAAACGCCGATCCACCCTGCGTCTATCTTCTGCGCCGCGGTGCAGTGGAGCTGCGTGACGCCAACGGAGAGCTGGTCGGCAAACTGGCCGAAGGCGATTTGTGCGACATGATCTGTCGGCCCACACCCGAAGGCGGTCGATTTTTCGGCAACACCTCGGAAGACACCCTCGTCTACGCCCTGCCCTGCGCCGAGTTGGCGGATCTGCGTGAGCGACACGCCGCATTCGCGGAGCATTTCGACCAATCCATTTCCAGTCGACTGCGCAAGGCGCTCGACATCATCGTGGACGCGCCGGCCGCCGGCACCGGTCTGATGACGGTGCAGATCGGCAACATGATCAACCGCACGCCGATCGTTGCGAACCCGGAGACGAGCATCCGCGAGGCCGCGCAGGTGATGTCCGAGCACCGCGTCTCGTCGCTTCTGATCATGGAAGGGGATCGGCTCGCCGGCATGATCACCGACCGCGATCTGCGTAGCCGCTGCGTCGCCGTCGGTCTGTCGACCGACCGCCCGGTCCGCGAGATCATGACCGAGAAGCTGCAAACCGCGCAGATCGACACGCTGGGTTTCCAGGCCCTGATCACCATGACACGCCTGAATGTGCATCACCTGCCGGTGCTGGATGGTGCGCGTGTCGCCGGGCTGATCTCGACGACCGATCTCACGCGCTTTCAAAGCGCCAACGCCGTCTATCTCGTCGGCGACATCCATCGCGCGACGTCGATCGAGACACTGGTTCAGATCAGCTCCAAGATCCCCGAGCTTCAGGTCCACCTCATCAACGGGGGGGCGACCGCGAACCACGTCGGTCAGGCCATCAGCGCCATCACCGACGCCATTACGCAGCGCCTGATCGTGCTGGCGGAGGCGGATCTCGGCAGCCCGCCCGTGCCCTACGCGTGGATCGTCGGGGGCTCGCAGGCACGCCGCGAGCAGTCCTCGCACTCCGACCAAGACAACGCCCTGTTGATCGCGGACCACGCCAAACCGGACGACGACGCCTACTTCGCCGCACTCGCCAAGATCGTGAACGATGGTCTCGATGCCTGCGGTTTCGTTTACTGCCCTGGCGATGTCATGGCCTCGAACCCCAAATGGCGTCAGCCCTTGCGGATCTGGCACAAATACTTCGTCAATTGGATCCTCAAGCCGGAGCCCATGTCCCTGATGCTGGCCAACGTCTTTTTCGACCTGCGCGCGGTGCATGACCCGGACAATCTCTTCGCCGATCTGCAGGAGCGGGTCCTGGAGCGCTGCAAGGCCAATCGGATCTTCGTCGCCTACATGGTCGCGAACGCGCTCAAGTATCGGCCGCCGCTGGGCTTCTTCAGAAATATCGTGCTCATTCAAGGCGGCGACCACGACCATACCTTCGATATTAAGCACAAGGGCATCGTGCCTGTCGTCGACCTGGCGCGGATCTACGCGCTCTCGGGCGGACTGCCCGAGACCAACACCATCGAGCGCCTGAGCGCCGCCGCGGAGCATGGAACCTTGAGCAAAGACGGAGCCGCAAACCTGACCGACGCCATCGAGCTGATCGGAACGCTGCGGATGCGTCATCAGGCCAATCAGCTCGGGCACGGGAAGAAGGCGGATAATTTTTTGTCGCCGGACGAGCTCTCTCCGCTGGAGCGCGGACATCTGAAAGACGCCTTTCTCCTGATCAACACCATGCAGGAGTCCCTCGGACAGCGTTACCAAGCCGGCCGCTTCGCCTAG
- a CDS encoding exonuclease domain-containing protein: MSRLLDWRRRWHLRRTPPGPLRSYLEHPFPLAKADYREVEYLAIDLETTGLDIANDLILSVGYVGVRGVSIDLSSARHRVVRIDRSIPEATAIIHQITDDESAEGNELADVLEELLEVLAGKVMIAHHARIERGFLSNACKRLWQRRLLMPVVDTQALAYRTFERRQTPFKASDLRLHALGDRYNLPRYSAHNALSDALASAELFLAQAAYRDNGDGLPLRDFLC; encoded by the coding sequence ATGTCGCGACTGCTTGACTGGCGCCGCCGCTGGCACCTGCGCCGAACCCCGCCGGGGCCCTTGCGCTCCTACCTGGAGCATCCGTTTCCGCTGGCGAAAGCAGACTATCGAGAGGTGGAATATCTTGCCATCGATCTGGAAACGACGGGGTTGGACATCGCCAACGACCTGATCCTGAGCGTCGGCTATGTCGGGGTCCGAGGCGTCTCCATCGACCTGTCGAGCGCCCGCCATCGGGTGGTGCGGATCGATCGCTCCATCCCCGAGGCGACGGCGATCATCCATCAGATCACGGACGACGAGTCCGCAGAAGGCAACGAGCTTGCCGACGTCCTCGAGGAGCTTCTCGAGGTACTGGCGGGTAAGGTGATGATTGCCCATCACGCGCGCATCGAGCGCGGCTTCCTGAGCAACGCCTGCAAGCGACTGTGGCAGCGAAGACTCTTGATGCCGGTCGTGGATACCCAAGCCCTGGCCTATCGAACGTTCGAGCGTCGACAGACCCCGTTCAAGGCGTCCGATCTGCGCCTGCATGCGCTCGGGGATCGCTACAACCTGCCCCGTTACAGCGCGCACAACGCGCTGAGCGACGCACTGGCCTCGGCCGAGCTCTTCCTCGCCCAGGCCGCCTATCGAGACAACGGCGACGGACTGCCTCTGCGGGATTTCCTGTGCTGA
- the acs gene encoding acetate--CoA ligase — protein sequence MSEEKVYQVPAAIAAKAHVNAEQYAAMYKRSIDDPQGFWAEQAETFLTWSKPWDTVMDYSFQADDLHIKWFQGGKLNVSYNCLDRHLATRGDQVAIIWEGDNPEEDRKITYRELHTEVCKLANVFKARGVKKGDRVCIYLPMIAEAAVAMLACTRIGAVHSIVFGGFSPDSLRDRVLDSECKLVITSDESVRGGRHIPLKKNADTAMLECPNVETVVVVRRTGGKVEWTEGRDIWYDEAIAGASAECEPEEMDAEDPLFILYTSGSTGKPKGVQHTTGGYLVYAAMTHKYTFDYQEGEVYWCTADVGWVTGHTYIVYGPLANGATSLMFEGIPNYPDMSRFWEVIDKHNVAIFYTAPTAIRSLMRAGEEPVKKTSRKSLRILGSVGEPINPEAWEWYYRIVGDERCPIVDTWWQTETGGHLITPLPGATALKPGSATRPFFGVVPALVDPAEGTLIEGPGEGALVLSRPWPAMMRTLYGDHARFADTYFRQYPGYYFTGDGARRDADGYYWITGRIDDVLNVSGHRLGTAEIESALVLHPHVAEAAVVGYPHDLKGQGIYAYVTPMAGVEPTDELKKELVAMVRGEIGPIAIVDIIQWSPSLPKTRSGKIMRRILRKIAANEIDSLGDTSTLADPTVVNDLIENRLNK from the coding sequence ATGTCGGAAGAGAAGGTCTACCAGGTTCCTGCAGCCATCGCCGCGAAGGCCCACGTCAACGCGGAGCAGTATGCCGCCATGTACAAGCGGTCCATCGACGACCCGCAGGGCTTCTGGGCCGAACAGGCGGAGACGTTCCTGACGTGGTCCAAGCCGTGGGACACGGTCATGGACTACAGCTTCCAGGCCGACGACCTGCACATCAAGTGGTTCCAAGGCGGCAAACTCAACGTCTCCTATAACTGCTTGGATCGGCATCTGGCCACCCGCGGCGATCAGGTCGCCATCATCTGGGAAGGCGACAATCCCGAGGAAGACCGCAAGATCACCTATCGCGAGCTGCACACCGAGGTCTGCAAACTGGCGAACGTGTTCAAAGCGCGCGGCGTCAAGAAGGGCGATCGGGTCTGCATCTATCTGCCGATGATCGCCGAGGCGGCGGTCGCCATGCTGGCCTGTACCCGCATTGGTGCGGTGCATTCGATCGTGTTCGGCGGCTTCTCGCCCGACTCGCTGCGCGATCGTGTCCTCGACTCCGAGTGCAAGCTGGTCATCACCTCCGACGAAAGCGTGCGCGGCGGACGCCACATCCCGCTGAAGAAGAACGCCGATACGGCGATGCTGGAATGCCCGAATGTCGAGACCGTAGTCGTGGTGCGGCGCACCGGCGGCAAGGTCGAGTGGACCGAGGGTCGCGACATTTGGTACGACGAGGCGATCGCCGGCGCGTCCGCCGAGTGCGAGCCCGAGGAGATGGACGCCGAGGATCCGCTCTTCATCCTCTATACCTCCGGCTCCACCGGCAAGCCCAAGGGTGTGCAGCACACCACCGGCGGCTACCTGGTCTATGCGGCCATGACCCACAAGTACACCTTCGACTATCAGGAAGGCGAGGTCTACTGGTGTACCGCCGACGTCGGCTGGGTCACCGGTCACACCTATATCGTCTATGGTCCGCTGGCCAACGGCGCCACCTCGCTGATGTTCGAGGGCATCCCGAACTACCCGGACATGTCGCGTTTCTGGGAGGTCATCGATAAGCACAACGTCGCCATCTTCTATACTGCGCCCACCGCCATCCGCTCGCTGATGCGCGCCGGCGAGGAGCCGGTCAAAAAGACCTCGCGCAAGTCGCTGCGCATCCTCGGCTCGGTCGGCGAGCCCATCAACCCGGAAGCCTGGGAGTGGTACTACCGCATCGTCGGCGACGAGCGCTGCCCGATCGTCGACACCTGGTGGCAGACCGAAACCGGCGGTCATCTCATCACCCCGCTGCCGGGCGCAACCGCGCTCAAGCCAGGCTCGGCCACACGCCCCTTCTTCGGCGTGGTCCCGGCGCTGGTCGACCCGGCTGAAGGCACCCTGATCGAAGGGCCGGGTGAAGGCGCGCTGGTGCTCTCGCGTCCTTGGCCGGCGATGATGCGCACCCTCTACGGGGATCATGCGCGCTTTGCCGACACCTATTTCCGGCAGTATCCGGGCTATTACTTCACGGGTGACGGCGCACGTCGCGATGCCGACGGCTACTACTGGATCACAGGTCGGATCGACGACGTTCTGAACGTCTCGGGTCATCGCCTGGGTACCGCGGAGATCGAGTCGGCGCTGGTGCTGCATCCGCACGTCGCCGAGGCGGCTGTCGTGGGTTACCCGCATGACCTCAAAGGCCAGGGCATCTATGCCTATGTCACCCCGATGGCCGGCGTCGAGCCGACCGACGAGCTGAAGAAGGAGCTGGTCGCCATGGTGCGCGGGGAGATCGGTCCGATCGCCATCGTCGACATCATCCAGTGGTCGCCCAGCCTGCCCAAGACCCGGTCGGGCAAGATCATGCGTCGGATTCTGCGCAAGATCGCAGCCAACGAGATCGACTCGCTCGGCGACACCTCCACGCTCGCCGATCCGACCGTGGTAAACGATCTGATCGAGAATCGCCTCAACAAGTAA